The proteins below are encoded in one region of Carassius auratus strain Wakin unplaced genomic scaffold, ASM336829v1 scaf_tig00215912, whole genome shotgun sequence:
- the adora2aa gene encoding adenosine A2a receptor a: protein MLNNDFDVLYMILELLIALLSILGNVLVCWAVGLNSNLQSITNFFVVSLAVADIAVGVLAIPFSIVISTGFCANFYGCLFIACFVLVLTQSSIFSLLAIAIDRYIAIKIPLRYNSLVTGKRARGIIAICWVLSVIIGLTPMLGWHKTSSDKETFNSTCPPGMMECLFEKVVVMDYMVYFNFFACVLVPLLLMLAIYLRIFMAARHQLKCIESKAVPCEPKSRSTLQKELHAAKSLAIIVGLFAVCWLPLHIINCFTLFCPKCARPPVLIMYLAIILSHANSVVNPFIYAYRIREFRYTFRKIVRYHILGRREPLSCNGSTRTSVRTSVADSLRIKVNGLVRDHFNEQSSSTSSCESAEPGPTHRPVPTEKPILDNQPMELTTSQRHSGLRHPESPPTGNNEGVACRKHAVFDITDGKDPSSPLHLKSALYQQTAHCVELTEVS, encoded by the exons ATGCTGAACAATGACTTTGACGTGTTGTACATGATTCTGGAGCTGCTGATTGCCCTGCTCTCGATCCTGGGCAACGTGTTGGTCTGCTGGGCAGTGGGCCTCAACAGCAACCTCCAGAGCATCACCAACTTCTTTGTTGTTTCGCTGGCCGTGGCGGACATCGCAGTGGGTGTGCTGGCCATTCCCTTCTCCATTGTGATCAGCACTGGTTTCTGTGCCAATTTCTACGGTTGTCTGTTCATCGCCTGCTTCGTCCTAGTGCTCACCCAGAGCTCCATATTTAGTCTTCTGGCCATTGCCATCGACCGCTACATTGCGATCAAGATCCCGCTAAG ATACAACAGCCTAGTAACCGGGAAGCGTGCCAGAGGCATCATAGCGATCTGCTGGGTTCTGTCGGTTATCATCGGTCTAACACCTATGCTAGGCTGGCACAAAACCTCCTCAGACAAAGAGACCTTCAACAGCACCTGCCCACCCGGCATGATGGAGTGTTTGTTCGAGAAGGTGGTGGTTATGGACTACATGGTCTACTTCAACTTCTTTGCCTGCGTGCTGGTGCCTTTGCTCCTCATGCTGGCCATTTACCTGCGGATCTTCATGGCTGCGCGCCACCAACTCAAATGCATTGAGTCCAAGGCTGTGCCGTGTGAGCCCAAGTCCCGCTCCACCCTGCAGAAAGAGCTCCATGCCGCGAAATCTCTGGCGATCATCGTTGGCCTGTTTGCGGTTTGCTGGTTGCCACTGCACATCATTAACTGTTTCACTCTGTTTTGTCCAAAATGTGCACGGCCGCCGGTTCTTATCATGTATCTAGCTATAATTCTCTCACACGCGAACTCAGTTGTGAACCCGTTCATTTACGCCTACCGCATACGTGAGTTCAGATACACCTTCCGGAAGATTGTGCGCTATCACATCTTGGGTAGACGAGAGCCTCTTTCTTGCAACGGGAGCACCCGTACCTCAGTCCGAACGAGTGTGGCGGATTCGCTTCGGATTAAAGTCAACGGCCTGGTGCGAGACCACTTCAACGAACAGAGCAGCTCCACCAGCAGCTGTGAAAGTGCTGAACCTGGCCCCACGCACAGACCTGTTCCCACAGAAAAACCCATACTAGACAATCAGCCTATGGAGCTCACTACTTCTCAGAGACATTCGGGACTGAGGCATCCAGAGTCGCCGCCCACTGGGAATAATGAGGGCGTTGCGTGCAGGAAGCATGCCGTATTTGACATTACGGATGGGAAGGATCCATCCTCACCGCTTCACCTTAAATCAGCTCTGTACCAACAAACAGCCCACTGTGTTGAACTCACAGAGGTTTCCTGA